GCCTGGGCGCGTGCCGCGGCATCCCCTCGATCGTGCAGCACCGCCGGACCTACGCTGACGCATGCCAATCCGAGACCGGCGACTCCTTCATCGTGATGGACTACGTTGGACGCCTAAACCTACGCGGCTACATGCAGCGCCGGGTCACTCGTCGTCGGCCGTTCTCCGAGGACGATGTGCGCCGGATCATGAAGCAGCTCCTGGAGGGGGCGAAGGCCATGCACGGCCTGGGCATCCTGCACCTGGACATCAAACCGGAGAACGTGCTCCTCGACGACGGCACGGAGGACAGGAAGGAGAGGCCCAAGAAGGGGGCCATCGAAGCCGATGTTCGCGGCGAGGTCAAGGGCGATCGTGTAGTCTACAAGATCGGCGGTTTCGGGATGTCCCAGAAGAAGGGGCCTGGCAAGAGCCCGCCGGAGGTGACTATTCTGACGCCGTACAGCGCGCCGGAGCTCCTGCTGCACTCCCGCGAGTACGACGATCGCGTGGACACGTGGGGGCTCGGATGCATAATGGCCGACCTCCTCTCGGGCACCGGCGCCTCCATGTTCGACGGCGAGTCGGACATAGAGATGATGGCTAAAGTGTTTGGCATCGTCGGCACGGAGGGGATCAAGGAGTGGTCTGGATACTCGGGGCTAGCGGCAGACCGGAAGTCGAAGCTGCCGGGTAAGGAGGGCGCCAGCCGCCTTCGGCACAAGTTTCCCAGTCGCAAGTTGTCGTCGGCCGGGTTCGAGGTGCTCAGCGGGCTGCTGGAGAGCAACCCGGAGAAGCGGCTTACCGCAGCGGACGCGCTCAAGAAGCCTTGGTTCGGCAAACGACGACGTGGCTTTGCTGGTTTCTTCAAGTCGTGCATTGTTGGAGTCCTACCGGaaatttagaattagttttagccaCTCCACATGCTTTGTCTGTTTTTTTTAGGTCTTCTGCAAAAATGTACTCTCTGCTTCCCAAAATATAGGGCGTTGTTGACATTTTTTTGTCTTCGACAGACAGCTTTGACTATGATTTCATTTATCATATGTCTACAGAATTAGTGTAAAGATATGTAAAATGAAACTTGTATATGAATGTTGTCTGAAACTCTGAATGTATGCAGGTGGTTGGCCATGAAAGCTTTCAGACGACAAACATATAGCTTTAGAAAAGAAAGAAGATGCTAGGCCTCCATACATTTAATTAAATTTGTACAATGATGTGCTTTATACTTTTGGAACGTGTATTTACAATTTCTTATTGTTAAGTGATATCATTACTTGCTGAGTTGCTTAACATATTTTAGTGACCACCCAGTGCTCAACTAATTTTTGTCCCTGTGTAATATATGTATTTCGTTGCTAAGATCAAGTATGGCCAAGGGTCATTTTGTGCTAGAAAGATCTATTCCCCCGGCAGTCAGGCTGCGGCTTATGTTTCATATTTACCGAGAAAATGTTCCTTTTGCGAGGCCTATTCTTGCTGGGACCTGGAACTGCCTGAAAAAAGTGCCTCTGTTT
The sequence above is drawn from the Triticum aestivum cultivar Chinese Spring chromosome 7A, IWGSC CS RefSeq v2.1, whole genome shotgun sequence genome and encodes:
- the LOC123151982 gene encoding putative cyclin-dependent kinase F-2, whose protein sequence is MAASAGKKGAAWPATMARYERLEKLGAGINGEVFKAWDTQDNLIVSVKRLSGSGDDGFIISGIPEVARESMCLGACRGIPSIVQHRRTYADACQSETGDSFIVMDYVGRLNLRGYMQRRVTRRRPFSEDDVRRIMKQLLEGAKAMHGLGILHLDIKPENVLLDDGTEDRKERPKKGAIEADVRGEVKGDRVVYKIGGFGMSQKKGPGKSPPEVTILTPYSAPELLLHSREYDDRVDTWGLGCIMADLLSGTGASMFDGESDIEMMAKVFGIVGTEGIKEWSGYSGLAADRKSKLPGKEGASRLRHKFPSRKLSSAGFEVLSGLLESNPEKRLTAADALKKPWFGKRRRGFAGFFKSCIVGVLPEI